The stretch of DNA GCGACTTCACAGCCTGCTCGACTCGGTCCGAGAGCGAATCCTCGTCCGCGACGTCGGGAACCGCGGGCTGGGCCGGTGCTACGGCACGGGCAGCAGCGTACGGCGCCGGGGCAGCGTGCCCGGAGTGATAGGCCTGGGGAGCAACCATGACATTTTTCCCTGCGATGACGCGGACGCAGTCTTCGCGACTGATTGCGCCATTCTACGGCCGAAGCTTCGCCTAGGTTCAGGCCGAACGGTGCGACAAAGCGGCGCACGCGAATGTTGCACGTCAATCGCGCAGCGATAGCAAGATCGAAGGCGAATCGTGCGGCACCAGCACTTCGACCGCATTCACGACGGCAACGCCTTCGGCCACCGCGCGAATCAGTTCCTGCGCTAGCTGCTTGTGATAGAAGCAGGACACGTTGCCCGAGAGTACCAAGGCGTCGCCGATGCGCTCGACGCGCAACACGCGCAGGTCATAGATTGGGCTGCGCGCGAGGGCCAACTGCGCCCGCGGTTCGACATCCTTCGCATTCACAAGCGGGGCACTCATGCATCCTGCTCCTCGACGCTTGTACCGTAGGGGCACAAGCCGGAACTTGGCCTACGGCAGGCCGATCCAACCGCAGCCCGTCGGCGTTTCCATATCGCCGCTTGGGCACCCCTGATCGCAGTCCATACACCGGGTGTGAGGTCGAGGTGAAACCGGAATTCGCGCTGGCAGCTGCAGAAACACAAATCCAAGTATTGAGCACTCTAATCCTGTCAGAGAAAAACTGTCAATCCCCGGGGGCGCGCACTCCGAGCGCTACGGACGCTCTGCCAGGCATCCCGCGTTAGATTTGTCGATCGAAAACCGCGTACCGTGCTAGCTGATCTTACCCAGCTTGCGCAGGAACCCGATTACCTCGTCGGACAGCGTTTCGGCGTCCTTCTTGGCCGCATCGAGCACCAGTTCCGGCTTCTCCGGGGCTTCGTACGGATCGTCGATGCCGGTGAAGCCTTTGATTTCGCCGGCGCGGGCCTTCTTGTACAGGCCCTTCGGGTCGCGTGCCTCGCACACTTCGATCGGTGCATCGACCAGAATCTCAATGAAATCGCCATCCTTCATCGTGGCCCGCACGGCGTCGCGATCGCGGCGATAGGGGCTGATAAAGGCCGTCAGCGTGATGAGCCCCGCTTCGCTGAACAGTTTGGCAACGGCGCCGATGCGGCGGATGTTTTCCTCGCGATCCTGGGCCGAGAACCCGAGACCGAACCGCTTGGCGAATTCCTCACCGTGCCGCTCCTTGAGCATCCCAGGCCCGGCGTTGAGGCCGTGCCGCACATTGTCGCCGTCGAGCACGAAGCTGCGGATGCCCAGCGAGTGGAGCTTGTGGTCTACCAGGTTCGAAACCGTGCTCTTGCCACAACCGCTGAGGCCCGTGAACCAGACGACGCACCCCTTGTGTTTGTTGAGCTGCTCGCGCTCCTCGCGAGAAACCGAGTGGTCGTGCCAGACAACGTGGGGCTCTTGATGACTCATGGCAGGCAGGTCCCTTTCAGGGGGGCTCCAGGCAGGATGGCGGGCCGTCGGCACGCTCTGGGGTGCCTCGGCCGAAATTCGGGGAAACGCCCATGATATCGGCCGCGCCGCGGCAGACAAAGGGGACCGACCAGGTCTTTCCGGCCCGCGGTCCAGGACCTTCTAGAGGCCCGCCAGTTCGCACAAATTGGCCGAGAGCACGGGTTGCGGGCAGCTCCAGACCAGGAAGAACAGGGCCTCGCGGCACCAGCGTCCGGCCGGATGCCCGGCGACGTACCCGGCCCCCTTGGCCGCACCCAGCGCGGCTTGCGTTGCCCGCAGCACCAGGCTGTTGGCTGCGGCGCGAAAATCGTTGTTCGCTTGCGAGGTCGACGTCGCCGGATCGAGCAGGCGCTCGACCAGCGCGGCTTGCTCTTCACCGAG from Pirellulales bacterium encodes:
- a CDS encoding BON domain-containing protein, which encodes MSAPLVNAKDVEPRAQLALARSPIYDLRVLRVERIGDALVLSGNVSCFYHKQLAQELIRAVAEGVAVVNAVEVLVPHDSPSILLSLRD
- the cysC gene encoding adenylyl-sulfate kinase — translated: MSHQEPHVVWHDHSVSREEREQLNKHKGCVVWFTGLSGCGKSTVSNLVDHKLHSLGIRSFVLDGDNVRHGLNAGPGMLKERHGEEFAKRFGLGFSAQDREENIRRIGAVAKLFSEAGLITLTAFISPYRRDRDAVRATMKDGDFIEILVDAPIEVCEARDPKGLYKKARAGEIKGFTGIDDPYEAPEKPELVLDAAKKDAETLSDEVIGFLRKLGKIS